One Myxococcales bacterium genomic region harbors:
- a CDS encoding Stp1/IreP family PP2C-type Ser/Thr phosphatase yields the protein MKRQHNEDNFSILEESGLYIVADGMGGHASGEVASKMAVDAMKDFFVSTAQDPERTWPYKMDRSRGYEENRLITGIKLANLRIYESAQRDVRQRGMGTTIVVLFAVEDGVYCAHVGDSRGYRIRDGKIEQLTEDHSLLNDYIKMKRLTPEEIANFPHKNVIVRALGMKDTVKVDTRFEPSRADDIYVLCSDGLSGPVSDEELLEIVQGAPDLKAAASRLIQRANENGGPDNITVILARWVS from the coding sequence ATGAAGCGCCAGCACAACGAGGACAATTTTTCGATCCTCGAAGAGTCTGGCCTGTACATCGTCGCGGACGGCATGGGCGGTCACGCCTCGGGCGAGGTCGCCAGCAAGATGGCCGTCGACGCCATGAAGGACTTCTTCGTGTCGACCGCGCAGGATCCCGAGCGCACCTGGCCCTACAAAATGGACCGGTCGCGAGGGTACGAGGAGAACCGCCTCATCACGGGCATCAAGCTCGCGAACCTGCGGATCTACGAGAGCGCCCAGCGCGACGTCCGTCAGCGCGGCATGGGCACCACGATCGTCGTGCTCTTCGCCGTCGAGGACGGTGTGTATTGTGCACACGTCGGCGACTCGCGCGGCTACCGCATCCGCGATGGCAAGATCGAGCAGCTCACCGAGGATCACTCGCTGCTGAACGACTACATCAAGATGAAGCGCCTCACGCCCGAGGAGATCGCCAACTTCCCGCACAAGAACGTCATCGTGCGGGCCCTCGGCATGAAGGACACGGTGAAGGTCGACACGCGCTTCGAGCCGTCCCGCGCGGACGACATCTACGTGCTCTGCTCCGACGGGCTCTCCGGCCCCGTGTCCGACGAAGAGCTCCTCGAGATCGTGCAGGGCGCCCCCGACCTGAAGGCCGCCGCGTCGCGCCTCATCCAGCGCGCGAACGAGAACGGCGGACCGGACAACATCACGGTCATCTTGGCCCGTTGGGTCTCCTGA
- a CDS encoding tetratricopeptide repeat protein → MSTQPYRCEACDIETSFVAAGKYPEDDPKEATYGVTWRCPECGELSLDLCPTGPLAPTARSCLNCGKDRDPKKACPDCGMTEAETLGFLRIDDAKVRTLENAEAAFDQGLFRHGFAIVDSLLRRAPNVALWKAKGTQLQILKLPVAAAHAYEEALAIKPDPIVEIALAVARSDAGDAAAAEAIYDKLVDHDDAEVSAVAHANRGNLHEAKDDVDSAKRDYEAAIEREPGRIAHYQNLSRLFTKRKKWRDALEVVERGIAAMGEADATPLLLEKARAENELEDPEAAMATADAILEKEPEHTRALYHRAWAQGLLGRLDEAKETLETLLDIDPTNKDGKRALAKIEAARANAKKKPWWKIW, encoded by the coding sequence GTGTCGACACAACCTTACCGTTGCGAAGCCTGCGACATCGAGACCTCCTTCGTCGCCGCCGGCAAGTACCCCGAGGACGACCCCAAGGAGGCCACCTATGGCGTGACATGGCGGTGCCCCGAGTGCGGAGAGCTCTCGCTCGACCTCTGCCCGACAGGCCCCTTGGCCCCGACCGCGCGCTCGTGTCTCAATTGTGGCAAGGACCGCGACCCCAAGAAGGCCTGCCCCGACTGCGGCATGACGGAGGCCGAGACCCTCGGGTTCCTCCGTATCGACGACGCCAAGGTGCGCACGCTGGAGAACGCCGAAGCCGCGTTCGACCAGGGTCTCTTCCGCCACGGGTTCGCGATCGTCGATAGCCTCCTTCGCAGGGCTCCCAACGTAGCGTTGTGGAAGGCGAAGGGCACGCAGCTCCAAATTTTGAAATTGCCAGTCGCGGCGGCGCACGCCTACGAGGAGGCCCTCGCGATCAAGCCCGATCCCATCGTCGAGATCGCCCTGGCCGTGGCCCGGTCCGACGCCGGTGACGCTGCCGCGGCCGAGGCCATCTACGACAAGCTCGTGGACCACGACGACGCCGAGGTCTCCGCGGTGGCGCACGCGAACCGCGGCAACCTCCACGAAGCCAAGGACGACGTCGATTCGGCGAAGAGGGACTACGAAGCCGCGATCGAGAGAGAGCCCGGCCGGATTGCCCACTACCAGAACCTCTCGCGCCTCTTCACCAAGCGAAAGAAGTGGAGAGACGCGCTCGAGGTCGTAGAACGGGGGATCGCCGCCATGGGCGAGGCCGACGCGACGCCGCTCCTCCTCGAGAAGGCACGCGCCGAGAACGAGCTCGAAGACCCCGAGGCCGCCATGGCCACGGCCGACGCCATCCTCGAGAAGGAGCCCGAGCACACCCGCGCGCTCTACCATCGGGCTTGGGCACAGGGGCTGCTCGGCCGCCTCGACGAAGCCAAAGAGACCCTCGAGACCTTGCTCGACATCGACCCCACCAACAAGGACGGCAAGCGCGCCCTCGCGAAGATCGAGGCTGCCCGCGCGAACGCGAAGAAGAAGCCCTGGTGGAAGATCTGGTGA
- a CDS encoding NAD(P)-dependent alcohol dehydrogenase, whose translation MRAAVCHRYGPPEVVVVEERPAPKLRAGEILVRVEATTVTTADARLRALRVPSGFGCLAPALFGFGAPRRATLGVECAGVVDAVSGTGSRFRVGDRVVGMDGVSMGCHAEYKVFSFGSALVPMPPGLTFVEAASLPFGGLTALDFLRRGRLVAGERLLVVGAAGSVGSAAVQLAKATRAHVTGVCRAANRELVLGLGADATIDYTREDMTKLGERYDVVLDTVGSASIAELASILRPGGRLLLVVASLWQMLAGPWVSLFGRAHVVAGPSAERLDDLEQLVALVNRRRLAPVIDDVLPFERIAEAHARVDGGHKRGSVVLAVGAEARDGLHGRRCEPARFGL comes from the coding sequence GTGAGGGCCGCCGTCTGCCATCGCTACGGTCCGCCCGAGGTCGTCGTCGTGGAAGAGCGGCCCGCGCCCAAGCTCCGTGCCGGGGAGATCCTCGTGCGCGTCGAGGCCACGACCGTCACCACGGCCGACGCGCGTCTCCGTGCCCTGCGTGTGCCCTCGGGCTTCGGCTGCCTCGCGCCCGCGCTCTTCGGGTTCGGCGCGCCTCGCCGCGCGACGCTCGGGGTGGAGTGTGCCGGTGTGGTCGACGCCGTCTCGGGGACGGGCTCGCGTTTTCGTGTCGGAGACCGCGTGGTCGGAATGGACGGCGTGTCGATGGGGTGCCACGCCGAATACAAGGTGTTCTCGTTCGGCAGCGCGCTCGTCCCCATGCCGCCCGGCCTCACGTTCGTCGAGGCCGCCTCGCTTCCGTTCGGAGGATTGACCGCGCTCGATTTTCTTCGTCGTGGGCGTCTCGTCGCGGGCGAACGCCTGCTCGTCGTCGGGGCGGCGGGCTCGGTGGGCTCCGCGGCGGTGCAGCTCGCGAAGGCCACCCGGGCGCACGTGACGGGCGTGTGCAGGGCAGCGAACCGCGAGCTCGTGCTTGGCCTCGGCGCGGACGCGACCATCGACTACACCCGCGAGGACATGACGAAGCTCGGGGAGCGCTACGACGTCGTGCTCGACACCGTGGGGAGCGCATCGATCGCAGAGCTCGCTTCGATTTTGCGCCCGGGAGGTCGGCTCCTCCTCGTCGTGGCCTCGCTCTGGCAGATGCTCGCCGGGCCATGGGTGAGCCTCTTCGGGCGCGCGCACGTCGTCGCGGGCCCATCGGCCGAGCGGCTCGACGACCTCGAGCAGCTCGTGGCGCTCGTCAACCGAAGGCGTCTCGCGCCCGTGATCGACGACGTCCTACCCTTCGAGCGGATCGCCGAGGCCCACGCGCGTGTCGATGGCGGTCACAAACGAGGCAGCGTGGTCCTCGCGGTCGGGGCAGAGGCGCGCGACGGCCTCCATGGACGGCGCTGCGAACCCGCGCGTTTCGGACTATGA
- a CDS encoding riboflavin biosynthesis protein RibD, translating into MREAMASAEAARGHTGDNPWVGCVIVDAAGKIVARGFTRGPGEDHAEIGALRAARGLGVDLRGGTLYSTLEPCSFHGRTPACAKVVAECGVARLVFAMRDPHPRVDGKGAAMVREAGLEVLEGVAEADVRRQLAPWVLAQHPHDIARRFRDLVAAGRSEDEALEALADAFGLSETDLRTATQHSEKT; encoded by the coding sequence ATGCGCGAGGCCATGGCCTCCGCCGAAGCGGCGCGCGGGCACACGGGCGACAACCCGTGGGTCGGGTGCGTCATCGTCGACGCCGCCGGCAAGATCGTCGCTCGCGGGTTCACCCGTGGCCCCGGCGAGGATCACGCGGAGATAGGCGCGCTCCGTGCGGCACGAGGCCTCGGCGTCGACCTGCGCGGAGGCACGCTCTACTCTACCCTCGAGCCCTGCTCCTTCCATGGTCGCACCCCTGCGTGCGCCAAAGTAGTCGCCGAGTGTGGGGTCGCGCGGCTCGTGTTCGCGATGCGTGATCCTCACCCCCGGGTCGACGGCAAAGGCGCGGCCATGGTGCGGGAGGCGGGCCTCGAGGTGCTCGAAGGCGTCGCCGAAGCCGACGTCCGGAGGCAGCTCGCGCCCTGGGTCCTCGCGCAGCACCCTCACGACATCGCGAGGCGCTTCCGGGACCTCGTCGCCGCGGGGCGCTCGGAGGACGAGGCCCTCGAGGCCCTCGCGGACGCCTTCGGGTTGAGCGAGACCGACCTTCGGACCGCGACGCAACACTCCGAGAAAACGTAA
- a CDS encoding serine protease: MRFTRLLPVALLVLAAPSVAAALPPLPGSGAPAAPPAAASSAKPAAPADTTADALRRGVVAIEVAGKPVAIGTVLANDGRVLTALSGLGSAETVQLRYADNSTVPAKVGHKDDAWDLALLVPQSGKWKEGLSASSLEPNVTDLRLVLPTRGKLGPVAVALKGRPDAKSKDGTPLLNTLDLDLKGALSVPGAPVIDGAGKAIGVLVRACQVKSTAPCAPVSVAAPVSAIRSFLMRTPATAVAPSPWLGLRGAPSQAGSIKGVRVLDLAPGSPAEKAGLKPNTDPAKSDVIVAVDGAPVETPEQLAELVGKKTIGDSAKLLVFDGSKFREAVAVLRAAP, from the coding sequence ATGCGTTTCACCCGTCTGCTCCCGGTCGCGCTCCTCGTCCTCGCGGCCCCCTCCGTGGCCGCGGCGTTGCCACCCCTCCCGGGCTCGGGGGCTCCCGCTGCCCCGCCGGCGGCGGCCTCGTCCGCCAAACCCGCCGCCCCGGCCGACACCACGGCCGACGCGCTCCGTCGAGGGGTCGTCGCGATCGAGGTCGCCGGCAAGCCCGTCGCGATCGGCACCGTGCTCGCCAACGATGGTCGCGTGCTCACCGCGCTCTCGGGCCTCGGGAGCGCCGAGACCGTGCAACTCCGCTACGCGGACAACTCCACGGTGCCCGCGAAGGTCGGCCACAAAGACGACGCGTGGGATCTCGCGCTGCTCGTGCCCCAGTCCGGCAAATGGAAAGAGGGGCTCTCCGCGAGCAGCCTCGAGCCGAACGTCACGGACCTCCGCCTCGTGCTGCCCACGCGCGGCAAGCTCGGGCCCGTCGCGGTGGCGCTCAAGGGCCGTCCCGACGCCAAATCCAAGGATGGAACGCCCCTCCTCAACACGCTCGACCTCGACCTGAAGGGTGCCCTCTCGGTCCCTGGCGCGCCGGTGATCGACGGCGCCGGCAAGGCCATCGGGGTGCTCGTGCGCGCCTGCCAAGTCAAGTCGACGGCCCCGTGCGCGCCCGTCTCCGTGGCCGCGCCCGTCTCGGCGATTCGCTCGTTCCTCATGCGCACACCGGCGACCGCCGTCGCGCCATCGCCTTGGCTCGGGCTGCGCGGCGCTCCTTCCCAGGCGGGCAGCATCAAGGGCGTTCGGGTGCTCGACCTCGCGCCCGGCTCACCCGCCGAGAAGGCCGGGCTCAAGCCCAACACCGACCCCGCCAAGAGCGACGTCATCGTCGCGGTCGACGGCGCCCCGGTCGAGACCCCGGAGCAGCTCGCCGAGCTGGTCGGTAAGAAGACCATCGGTGACTCTGCGAAATTGCTGGTTTTCGACGGCTCCAAGTTCCGCGAGGCCGTCGCCGTGCTGCGCGCCGCCCCGTGA
- a CDS encoding TetR/AcrR family transcriptional regulator C-terminal domain-containing protein: protein MTLADGGGLEAVTLRAVAERLGVEAMSLYKHVANKDDILDGMVETVMGEVTLPDRRLGWRELVRARALVMRSVLLRHRWAVGLVESRTTPTAARLRTNDAVVGALRDAGFSLELSYGTLLAVDSYTYGFTLQESAGPREPTSPREGAATLSRADYPHLVEMMDFLTARATADHGPGTTDFELGLGLFLDGLERALSR, encoded by the coding sequence ATGACCCTCGCCGACGGGGGCGGGCTCGAGGCGGTCACGCTACGCGCGGTCGCCGAGCGCCTCGGGGTCGAGGCGATGTCGCTCTACAAACACGTGGCGAACAAAGACGACATCCTCGACGGGATGGTCGAGACCGTCATGGGCGAGGTGACCTTGCCCGATCGCCGCCTCGGGTGGAGGGAGCTCGTGAGGGCGCGCGCGCTCGTGATGCGGAGCGTGCTCCTCCGCCACAGGTGGGCCGTGGGCCTCGTCGAGTCACGCACGACACCGACCGCGGCGCGCCTGCGAACGAACGACGCGGTGGTGGGCGCGCTGCGCGACGCGGGCTTCTCGCTCGAGCTGTCGTACGGCACGCTGCTCGCGGTCGACAGCTACACGTACGGGTTCACCCTGCAGGAGTCGGCGGGCCCCCGAGAGCCCACGTCACCCCGCGAGGGCGCGGCCACGCTCTCTCGCGCCGACTACCCGCATCTCGTCGAAATGATGGACTTTCTCACCGCACGGGCGACCGCGGACCACGGGCCCGGGACCACGGACTTCGAGCTCGGCCTCGGGCTCTTCCTCGACGGCCTCGAGCGCGCGCTATCCCGCTGA
- a CDS encoding branched-chain amino acid ABC transporter permease, producing MLLGLASVVRTAGAGKVGEALVTGLTQGAMIALVALGYTMVYGVLKLINFAHSEVFMMGAYVGVFVLGAMGIDNPMLSGAAAVVVAMLGSAMIGVTVERVAYRPLRGRGKGALVRVTPLVTALGVSVLLQNAAQLLFSARYRSYPQLIVGSVDLPVVGHVGKSRLVILLVAVVVMVGLELIVKKTWFGKAMRALSANEEAARLMGIRTSRVISATFALGSSLAAIGAVLFCVDQSSVYPTMGTAIGTRAFVAAVLGGIGSIPGAMLGGLLLGVLGEMMKLSSYSGSIDAPVFVVLIAVLLVRPAGLLGSNRAEKV from the coding sequence ATGCTGCTCGGGCTCGCGTCCGTCGTGCGCACGGCCGGCGCGGGAAAAGTAGGCGAGGCGCTCGTCACGGGCCTCACGCAGGGCGCCATGATCGCCCTCGTCGCGCTCGGCTACACGATGGTGTACGGCGTGCTGAAGCTCATCAACTTCGCGCACAGCGAGGTCTTCATGATGGGCGCGTACGTAGGCGTCTTCGTGCTCGGCGCGATGGGCATCGACAACCCCATGCTCTCGGGTGCGGCGGCGGTCGTCGTGGCCATGCTCGGGTCGGCCATGATCGGCGTCACGGTCGAGCGTGTCGCGTACCGCCCGCTCCGTGGGCGCGGAAAGGGCGCGCTCGTGCGTGTCACGCCGCTCGTCACGGCCCTCGGCGTGTCGGTGCTCCTCCAGAACGCCGCGCAGCTCCTCTTCTCGGCGCGGTACCGCTCCTACCCGCAGCTCATCGTCGGCAGCGTCGATCTGCCCGTCGTGGGTCACGTGGGCAAGTCTCGCCTCGTCATCCTGCTCGTCGCCGTGGTCGTCATGGTCGGGCTCGAGCTCATCGTCAAGAAGACGTGGTTCGGCAAGGCCATGCGCGCCTTGTCCGCCAACGAAGAGGCCGCGCGGCTCATGGGGATCCGCACCTCGCGTGTCATCTCGGCGACGTTCGCGCTCGGCTCTTCTCTCGCGGCGATCGGCGCGGTCCTCTTTTGCGTCGATCAGTCCAGCGTGTACCCCACCATGGGCACCGCCATCGGCACGCGCGCCTTCGTGGCCGCGGTGCTCGGGGGCATCGGCAGCATCCCGGGGGCCATGCTCGGTGGGCTCCTGCTCGGCGTGCTCGGCGAGATGATGAAGCTCTCGAGCTACTCGGGAAGCATCGACGCTCCCGTGTTCGTCGTGCTCATCGCGGTGCTGCTCGTCCGCCCCGCCGGTCTTCTCGGGTCGAATCGCGCCGAGAAGGTGTGA
- a CDS encoding alpha/beta hydrolase, with amino-acid sequence MKLGLLENLRVKGSRPLVRRVFASPWLRGALLAKKQRELAKGLDPDIALMLALGEKTGDVELSAGSASAARRGMLAAIRVVEDDPAGDVIVREREVPGAVGELRARLYEPDGLRAPSPGLVFIHGGGWVTGDLDTHDTLCKRLALTARIRVIAIEPRLAPEHPFPAAVDDSVAAFRHVAANAASYGIESKRLGVGGDSAGGNLSALVGLETRADAVRPKMTLLVYPAVDATCSMPSHAELATGYLLTRASIAWYLGHYAGATPRDTPRLSPLFTPDVTGAPPALVVTAGFDPLRDEGEAYAKKLAAAEVPVEVQACPSMVHGFALMTLSPAAMSDTVRFCARTGELLRA; translated from the coding sequence ATGAAGCTCGGGCTCCTCGAGAATCTCCGCGTGAAGGGCAGCCGCCCCCTCGTCCGTCGCGTCTTCGCGTCGCCTTGGCTCCGCGGGGCGCTCCTCGCGAAGAAGCAGCGCGAGCTCGCGAAGGGCCTGGATCCCGACATCGCGCTCATGCTCGCCCTCGGCGAAAAGACGGGCGACGTCGAGCTCTCTGCGGGCTCCGCGTCGGCCGCGAGGCGGGGCATGCTCGCGGCGATCCGTGTCGTCGAGGACGACCCCGCGGGCGACGTGATCGTGCGGGAGCGCGAGGTGCCCGGTGCGGTCGGCGAGCTGCGTGCGCGCCTCTACGAGCCCGACGGTCTCCGCGCGCCCTCGCCGGGGCTCGTGTTCATCCACGGCGGGGGCTGGGTCACGGGCGACCTCGACACGCACGACACGCTCTGCAAACGCCTCGCGCTGACGGCGCGGATCCGCGTCATCGCCATCGAGCCGCGCCTCGCGCCCGAGCACCCGTTCCCGGCCGCCGTCGACGACTCGGTCGCCGCGTTCCGTCACGTCGCCGCGAACGCCGCGTCGTACGGCATCGAGTCGAAACGCCTCGGCGTCGGAGGCGACAGCGCGGGCGGAAACCTCTCGGCGCTCGTGGGCCTCGAGACCCGCGCCGACGCCGTCCGCCCCAAGATGACGTTGCTCGTGTACCCCGCGGTCGACGCGACGTGCTCGATGCCCTCGCACGCGGAGCTCGCGACGGGTTACCTGCTCACCCGCGCCTCGATCGCGTGGTACCTCGGTCACTACGCGGGCGCGACCCCTCGGGACACCCCGCGGCTCTCGCCGCTCTTCACCCCGGACGTCACCGGAGCTCCGCCCGCCCTCGTCGTGACGGCGGGGTTCGATCCGCTGCGTGACGAAGGCGAGGCCTACGCGAAGAAGCTCGCCGCCGCCGAGGTCCCCGTCGAGGTGCAGGCTTGTCCGAGCATGGTGCACGGGTTCGCGCTCATGACGCTCTCCCCTGCCGCCATGTCGGATACTGTGCGTTTCTGCGCACGGACCGGCGAGCTGCTGCGGGCGTAG
- a CDS encoding serine/threonine protein kinase has protein sequence MGMEVSYSGQVIANRFEVSASIGEGACGTVWMAHDRVLGIHVAVKVLRDAMRRDPKRLAAFEREALVCLRMLSPNIVRVLAFGAEADELPFIAYELLPGETLEQRLGRAPKLTIDEVENAVVQIARGLGRAHTLGVVHRDIKPSNVFLTKDDREKSLAKVLDFGIATLRGKRDTQGNDVYGTLEYIAPELVFQTHEPDARADLYSLTALAYECLTGRPPFRVGSVPELIARLARGPSSPDSVAPIVGAAAAVALDDFFERGLSKDPSERFQSARELAEELHRVIKAAKVANPALVPVRPSMMSLPAVEMPTGDSASKVAVAPKPPPMRPRAQSFVFGIEDEIDMTNGGAPSSGRGRDPRRE, from the coding sequence GTGGGGATGGAAGTTTCGTACTCCGGCCAAGTGATCGCGAACCGCTTCGAGGTCTCCGCGTCCATCGGCGAGGGTGCGTGCGGAACGGTGTGGATGGCGCACGACCGTGTGCTCGGCATCCACGTCGCGGTGAAGGTGCTGCGCGACGCGATGCGCCGCGACCCGAAGCGGCTGGCGGCCTTCGAACGGGAGGCGCTCGTGTGCCTACGCATGTTGAGCCCGAACATCGTCCGCGTGCTCGCGTTCGGTGCCGAGGCCGACGAGCTCCCGTTCATCGCCTACGAGCTCTTGCCCGGCGAGACGCTCGAGCAGCGGCTCGGGCGCGCCCCGAAGCTCACGATCGACGAGGTCGAGAACGCCGTCGTCCAGATCGCGCGTGGCCTCGGCCGTGCTCACACGCTCGGTGTCGTCCACCGCGACATCAAGCCGTCGAACGTGTTCCTCACGAAGGACGATCGCGAGAAGAGCCTCGCGAAGGTGCTCGACTTCGGCATCGCGACGCTCCGCGGGAAACGCGACACGCAAGGCAACGACGTGTACGGCACCCTCGAGTACATCGCGCCCGAGCTCGTCTTCCAGACCCACGAGCCCGACGCGAGGGCGGATCTCTATTCGCTGACGGCGCTCGCGTACGAGTGCCTCACCGGGCGGCCGCCGTTTCGTGTCGGGTCGGTGCCCGAGCTCATCGCCAGGCTCGCGCGTGGGCCATCTTCCCCGGACTCGGTCGCGCCCATCGTCGGCGCTGCGGCGGCCGTGGCCCTCGACGACTTCTTCGAGCGAGGGCTTTCGAAGGACCCGTCCGAGCGGTTCCAGTCCGCGCGAGAGCTCGCCGAAGAGCTCCATCGTGTGATCAAGGCGGCCAAGGTCGCGAACCCGGCCCTCGTTCCGGTGCGCCCGAGCATGATGTCGCTCCCCGCCGTCGAGATGCCCACGGGGGACTCGGCCTCGAAGGTCGCCGTGGCACCGAAGCCGCCGCCGATGCGCCCACGTGCGCAGAGCTTCGTGTTCGGCATCGAGGACGAGATCGACATGACCAACGGCGGCGCCCCTTCGAGCGGCCGCGGGCGCGATCCGCGACGCGAGTAG
- a CDS encoding DUF2306 domain-containing protein: protein MIERSRPPARRPRAIGVVLVALPVLFLVMPSVTRLVTLAAGKPPADAGDVAFSEHAAVGLSHVVLGLVMALLVPLQLSARVRTLWPRVHRAFGWTFVLAASVTVASGLVMNVVFPPVGGIAKQIAIVVTGLGFVGSLGLSVRAILRRDVASHRAFVLRSLAFGLAGGTAAVVLFPYFLVFGQPSDTVVALGRWLSLLVDVAIVELVVLRRATPRMVLG from the coding sequence ATGATCGAACGTTCTCGTCCCCCCGCGCGCCGCCCGCGGGCCATCGGGGTGGTGCTCGTCGCGCTCCCGGTGCTGTTCCTGGTGATGCCGTCGGTGACTCGGCTCGTCACGCTCGCCGCAGGCAAACCACCGGCCGACGCGGGCGACGTCGCGTTCTCGGAGCACGCGGCCGTGGGGCTCTCTCACGTCGTGCTCGGCCTCGTGATGGCCCTGCTCGTTCCCCTCCAGCTCTCGGCGCGCGTCCGGACGCTGTGGCCTCGCGTGCATCGCGCCTTCGGGTGGACCTTCGTGCTCGCGGCGTCGGTCACCGTCGCCTCGGGCCTCGTCATGAACGTGGTCTTCCCGCCGGTCGGGGGCATAGCGAAGCAGATCGCGATCGTGGTGACGGGCCTCGGGTTCGTCGGGTCGCTCGGGCTCTCGGTCCGGGCGATCCTCCGCCGCGACGTCGCCTCGCACCGCGCGTTCGTGCTGCGGAGCCTCGCGTTCGGGCTCGCCGGGGGCACGGCCGCGGTGGTCCTCTTCCCGTATTTTCTCGTGTTCGGCCAGCCGAGCGACACGGTGGTCGCGCTCGGGCGTTGGCTCTCTCTCCTGGTCGACGTGGCGATCGTCGAGCTCGTCGTGCTCCGCCGCGCCACGCCCCGCATGGTGCTCGGGTGA
- the msrB gene encoding peptide-methionine (R)-S-oxide reductase MsrB has translation MTNPSETPTWRDIERWAKSGGPPPPTRVELTADEWRARLTPEQFQVMRLAGTERPHSSAMCSVFEPGRYHCAGCDTPLFDATHKFDSGTGWPSFTAPITAGVVGYHWDESYGMVRVETVCAVCDAHLGHVFPDGPPPSRLRYCINALSLAKSHG, from the coding sequence ATGACGAACCCCAGCGAAACACCCACCTGGCGCGACATCGAGCGTTGGGCAAAAAGTGGCGGTCCACCTCCTCCCACGCGCGTCGAGCTCACGGCCGACGAGTGGCGCGCGCGGCTCACGCCCGAGCAGTTCCAGGTCATGCGCCTCGCCGGGACCGAGCGGCCTCACTCGTCCGCGATGTGCTCCGTGTTCGAGCCGGGGCGCTACCACTGCGCTGGCTGCGACACGCCCCTCTTCGACGCCACGCACAAGTTCGATAGCGGCACCGGGTGGCCGAGCTTCACGGCGCCCATCACGGCCGGCGTCGTCGGCTACCACTGGGACGAGAGCTACGGCATGGTCCGTGTCGAGACGGTGTGCGCGGTGTGCGACGCTCACCTCGGCCACGTCTTCCCCGACGGGCCCCCGCCCTCCCGTCTTCGGTACTGCATCAACGCGCTTTCGCTCGCGAAGAGCCACGGCTGA